A window of Acropora muricata isolate sample 2 chromosome 6, ASM3666990v1, whole genome shotgun sequence genomic DNA:
ATTTAGTcttgaagtatggtgcaaccctgcgggagatgagatttgccttccaggcttgaatagccccatcgtatcctcacattacttatttattacttagattattttttcagttctaTCTTATTatgcgtgcgcgcgcaattttgttttgtgcgcatgcattatttattaatttaattgacgtgggtatttagttcgttaaataacgtcttaattttactttgcactATTTTCCTcgctcatatatatgtgttgtgaccgtaactgtgctcaaattgtgggtggctcctcctgaaatgttgtgcaattggtataggatttaatggagccaaaaccaattgtggaattgcacacattttaggcatcctactgatgaacagttgcaacacagatatactTGTTAgtaactactatcatttgcagtctgtccgctttgaattgccTTGATGCAGGACTATCCAATTTATCCTTTTGCAAATTCTTAACAGACAATCAAATTATTCAAGCAGAGAGGTAATAAATACTTTTATCAATAACACAGACAGTAGCATCACCTGTTGATTGAAGCAGACTCATGATTTCCTCTCAATAGATACATTTTGTTTGGGTATTTGATCTTATATGCTAGCAACAGACAGATTGTTTCCAGTGACTTCTTTCCCCTAAATGCACAAATTGTGCCATTTTgagaaaatacaataatttacaTCAGCTTACAGTAGAAATCTATAATGTACACCCAATGAGACACAAAATGATTATACCTCTTATGGCAGTACAATCCCTTGCCACAATGTAACCAACCTGTCAACGTAGTCTCCCATGAACAAGCAACAGATATCTGGGGATAACCCAGCATGTCAAAATGTCTAAGAAGATCATCATATTGTCCATGGATATCACCAAAAATATTTACTGGTGCCTCTACTTCCAACAACATGTCTTCTTTCATGAAAACTTCCCTTGACACTTGACAAAGTAAACGTATTGTGCCTTCTGGTAGTGAAACCTGAGGTGAATGGACAACAATAAAAACATGAACAAATAAAGAACTTAACCAATTGATAAAGACATTCCTAAGATGAAAACAGTGCCATCATGGGATTTTCCCTCCTACTTTGGGCTCATAGTGGTATATTTTCGAAACTGCAGCAAGGATTACCAGAAAATGTTTTCCACCATTAAACTTACTTTTCTAATTTTCCTGCCAATATGGAAGTTTAGGAGGATGAGGGACTTCTTGAGATCCCCATTCTAGTGCAACCAACAGATGGCATACAAGAAAACTAACAACATTTGTTAACGAGGAAACGAATACCAATTTTCCCTCAAAAATTAATTCTGCCAGGATTAACCCAAGGATTACACATTTCATTGCTTGCTttatattaaattaaaaaaaaaaaaacagctaaagaTCATGCAAGACATCCGAGACAGAAATAAACCATGTGAATGAATCAAAAGATagtaaaaaaagacaagaatatACCAacgcaaataaatgaaaattgcacgtATTATTTTCACGGAACATTAACTCTTAAATGCATTAATTTATAACAGCTGTTTTGGTTCGCAACCGAGTACCTGTTTCATCTGTGACTTTTTATATTCAAGAAGCTGATCTATGGCCTTATCAACATCCAGTCCAAACTTTCTACATAGTTCCATCGTCAGAATAGTCTACATTATTCTTTAAAACTCCCGAGGAAAGcttaaaattttgtttataCGCGACTACTTCCAGCTTTCAAGGTAATGGCCATGTTTGTTGCGCttttggatgacgtcacaattatgaaaaaattaacaatggACTGGACTCGAACATGTTCCTTAAATCCCGTATGTATGGTGGCCCACATGGGTcaaattatttgcagcaactaatAAAGTTGCAggaactaatttattcacagcAATGACCCTTGGGGGATCACCTTGAGCATGGGTTGATAACTTCTGGAAATCTATAGAACAAGCAGTTCATTAGTTTTGAACAACAATTATTGTAAGTAGTAAACCAAGGAGTTTTAGAGGAAAACGTGGGTTTTAACGCAGTGATCGaagtatttcttttctttacattCATCACAGGAAGCGTGATAGCCAATGCAGCTTTTCTCTGACAATTTTTGTCAGGGGACTGGTCAAGAGGTATGATTgaggttgctttccattatgccaaaccgaccagtcagagataagtgggactacccaaggaaaatggaacaacATTTTCTGATTAAACCGtgccaaccaataggaatagctcttgccacttttgatcatttccgaattccctaattagggcaaagaaccggtttgtcaaaaatagaacggcgaatttcgatcggaatattccgaccgaaataagtggaccacctccagaagtgatcccgaatattccggtcggaagaaaccaaaacagacctttccatttgaattccaaccgaaatttccggaatctttggcataatggaaagcaccctgAGTTTCGTGGTTTGATTGCTAACTGACCAGTTAACAGGTAGTGGGCTCCTGCCAGTTAAGTTAATACCTTACTAATAACTGCCAATGCACAGTTTCCATGGGTGAAGGAGGAGCTCTATTTTTTGCCTTGGACAATCTTAGCCTGTTCAAAACAGAAATTCTGGTAATGTTAAGAGCtaaaatttcttttcattttgattttcccACCCCCTGCAATCCTGGGATACGTGAGGTCTACAGCTGGAACAGCTACTAAAGTATTAGATACACTGTAATCTTAGCATTTTGGCAGTTTACATACATGGAAAGTACTGGCACAAAACGGCAACTAGGCAAAGTATTATCATAGACAGGTGTGAAGCAGAATTGGAGAAACATTGCACAAGGTTCCTGTTTACATAGAGTGCTATATTTCCTTCATTTACTTTCATTCTAAGAATATGACTAGTTTGTGTTAGTTTGTGTGAATGTGAAATCCAAGGACATCAAGATGAAATTACTTTTATCCTCTTTGTACAGAGGCATCTCAAGGTACGCTCTTTACAGAGAAAATTACCAGTTGATTTTACATTGGTACATCTGTACCAACAAGTCACAGAATCTGAAGTTTGCAAAGTTCTATCTGCAAGTAAATGCAGGAAGTAGAAGTAGTACTTCACAAGTAAttcaacacttttttttttgttcacccTTATTGCTTATTCAGGTTCCTTATAATTATTTGCAACTAAGTAGTCAGTATGAAAACGTGTCAAGAAGAAGTCTCTTCATGGTATTCCCAACTGACGGTGATGACTCGTCAGAAGCCTGGTAACTAAATTTATGGAGATAAGGTTGGACATCGTTGAAACCAACATCAAAGATATTTGCAATCTCTGATAGATTTGGCATTTTAGGGACATATTCTGGTCGGTTCATCACTCCAGCAATACAAATTATCTTCTCTGCAATTGCTTCGCCAACTTTTTCACGGCAGATTTGTCGTTCGTGTTCATTGGCAAGTGTAACAACATTCAACTTGACCGTCCAAATTTCCCACGGAATATTTTCCATCCCAAAAGGCCATCgcgcttttttcttttgataaaaCTCAAGAGATATCTGTCCACTCCTCAGACCTTCGGGGCCTCTCAAAGACTCTTTAAATTCTGAAACAAGCCTTTTCAAGGCACGGTTCAAACCGTCCGAATCCACTCGAACATACGTGAGGTTTATAAAATCACAATCTACATCAGCCATACCAACGGTTCCAATAGTGTAGGAGCCTTCTCGTTTGTAAGAAAACTTCCCCGATGTTCTATGAAGTAAAATAGAGTGAAATATACTCAGGACTGCTTCATTAATCTGCCTTCCCTCAACGGACAACTCGAACACTTGCGATCGAGCATTCATTTTTAATGCTATATACGAAGTAAACAAAGCTCAGTTTCGACGCTTTTGCGCAGGTGCGTAGGGCAAATTTCCTGTTTTTGcaagcattttctttttgtacaaaaaaaaagacaaaactatCTACATAATCCGAAAATAGCAAGCTGCTGGCATAAAACAGTTCAATTGAACGAAATTAATGTATCCGTGAACACTATATGTATGTAAGTTTTTGATTTTGCTAAACTCTTAGTTTCCAGTTTTCTTTGAGAACGTTGACGCCTTGGGTCTGGGAGGTAGTTGTGCTTCATCATGGCGGGCTACATGAGGAGATCGATGGACTGGCTTAAATTTGCTTGGGCAAGGGAACCTGTGATATTTATGTCATGTGTCTTTGGATTCTCAGGTAATTTAGTCTCACAGGGTTATTTTTACAGTATCTTTATTTCGCATGAAGCCTTAAAATTCGAATTAGCGGATAGTTCTGAAGTCGATATTGTAACAAGCCTGTTAGTTTTATATTCTACATGTTTGTCTGGTAGGCCCAATCTTCGTTTTGTTAAGTCCATGGACGAAGGATACTGTGAAAACGATGAAGTCAATACCTCATGTTTACCCATGTAAGTAGGAGCAGCTCATTACTGTAGGAGAATGTCTCGAACTGTACTTCTATATTAATAATTGCTCTATCTATATAACTAGTAGTTAATCAAGATTTCGAAATCACTTAAGTAACCGGCTTGCACCACACTGAAATTAATACCTGTCAGACAGAGTTGATAAAGAGATGGGAGACACACACTTGTAGTTAGTGATTATGATGAAGGACTTGGTTTGGGTGTGAACACACTTGAGCTCTACGAGCTAGAGCAGTTACTGCGAGAAATACTTGACGAGACTGAGGGTATGAAGTTGCAGTATCTGGGAAAACCAGTCATCCCTCCCACTGCTACAATCATTTTATGTAGACCGAGTTTCAGTTCTTTTAACCAGACTCATGGGTTTTCCAATTATAATTTCTGGTTTCCTCCTTCATCAAAATCAACTCATGTCAGTGTGTGGTCAACATGGATAGTTTAGCTGAAAGGGCCTCTGAGTGAATgatatcacaaaattaaaatacaaccAGAAGCCAGGCTCATTTGCCAGGTACTGGAACCTTCTTTCAAGTACTAAGGTAGAGCCCTTTAGGTGTTTCAAATCTGATAAATCAATTTGTCttggaaaacgaaaaaatcaTCCAGTCTTTTTAGAATGGACGAAGACATTTTAAATTCTTTCAGGGTTTTGTTATTTGTCATAACACTGCTCTTGGTGGGAAATGTTGATCACATGAAGGAGGCTTTTGTACTCAGTTACTGGTGTTTGTTCTTTATTGCTTGCTCCTTTTCAgcagtttcatttgttttttaaaacactCAAAAGTGAATATACCGTGCCATGTTTTAAAACATCTTGTATAGTTTTTGGAGTGAGAGTCATTTAGAAATATTGTTGGGACCTTGACTTGCTGCCAAAAAAACACAGCTGCATAGTTTTATAAGTTTAAAATCTTCCATATTTTACTAATCCGCATAACATTTCTTTTCATAGATCCTCAACTTGAGAATCAAGATATGACAAATATTGATACACATGGAAATAAAGTGTACCCTGAATTTCCCATTTAAGATGCAAATGTAACCTTTGTAAGGTTTGCTGGTTGTTTCCTCAAGATATTGTCATGTTATCTATGCTGTTTGGGACTTCTTTTATCTTCAGTGATTGTACTCTCTCATGACCAAAGGTGATATTAATGAACTTGTGAGTGGCTCTTCTCTGATGGTATCAAACTTCTGCTTTTTGAAGAACCTAAGTGTACCTCTTTAGTCCATGAGTTATGCTGCTGAGTCAATAAACTGTACAGATAATTATGAGTACTCAAGTTTATTGTCAGTTTGATTTTAGTGCAGGAATTGCAAGAACCTATCGTCAATCCCCAATTCACTTGTAAATCAAATTGACTTGAGTTGATTCACCGAATACCAGTGCACTTTGACAACCCTATCTCATGCCAATCAACTTGCCATGCTTGATTCAAAAGTGATTGGGTTCTCTAATCAGTTTTTAAGTTTGATGAAAATTGAATGATGCAACCATTGGGTAAGACCTATTTTGCTGTATGCCAAGACAACTAGGACATGAACAAAAGTGATTTGTGAATACTGGTTCTTAGGACCAATTTAATGCAATCTGTGATTTTAATATAGTAACAGTAATAAACAAGACATTCATCAGAAGCTCTGCAGACATGTTCTTCAAGTTTGACTGAATGTTTCCTGATTACATGGATAAATATAAACTTGTCTTTTCCATTAATTTAAATCTTTCATACATACATTTGTAAATTACTTTATCTTATGTGAACTTCAAGTCAATGTTGAGAAAAGTGTGAGTCCTAACCTTGTCCCAAAAAGCCTCCTCTAAAATTTTATTGTGAACtagaaattattaaaaagttTACATTTCAGCATATGAATCCCTGTTTTTTCATTATACATGCAAATTGTTGCTTAACATTTATTATTGACAAATTGGAACTCAGAGCAAATTCATAGTCTCACATGAGGTTTGAAATCACAAAATGCTCTGAGCGTTATTCTAATGAGATCTTCCTCAGTGCAGAAGGGATGTGATATCAAATCCCAGTCAGGcacacatgatttttttttatccactTGGTCATGTCTATTATTTTGTTGTACTTCTTGCAATCTGTTTTCACATATCTCCTTATTAGGTTGCATAAATAACTTACTGTACACAAGAAAACAACTGGCATATATTTCAATCCACTTCCATGCACGCTTCAACAGATTTTATGGTCGCGAAACATGAGCATGCAAAATTCCTCGTGATTAGGTGTAGTAAAAGATATTTGCAACCTTGCCCAGCCAAGGTATACTTGCAAAGAGGTGGGTGGTTGCTGtaagctgttttttggaacCATTAAAAGTGAGCTCTGAGAGCTTATATAAGTTAATCCACTTGGGATTTTTTGAGAGAGACTACTGAAGAAAGTCAGACCAATGCGCCCTTTTAACTCTTAAACGAGATAACATCGTGTAGCTTTCTTGAACGAAAGTCTGCTTCTGTCTTGTTCTCCAAGCCTTAGGTAGAGTCAGAGATGTGCTGACAGCATGCTATTACAGGCAAAATAAATAACTGCTGGTTGTTACTTAAAATATAGTTTTGTTAGACCTTCTGCAAAGGTGAAGAATACTTTCTCTTCTTATTTTCAaccatattttttctttgacatGGCACCTTAAAACTGGCCCTCGTCCGCTTTGGAGATCTCCCGTCAAGATAAAAAGATGATTTTCAGTTTCCTTCCAATGGCATCCTCTAGGAATTTTCACGGAACCAATGAAAATGCCAgatgtttcatttttattaaaaattagtTTTTCTTGTCTGATGATTTCGGTAGCTATTATGTTAGCTTGttcgctttttcctttttcaactgGAAACATTGGGTGAACATATCCACGGACCGCTGATAGATGAAAGAAGTGGAATCAAATTAGTGATTAATTTAAGGATTTAGTTTCTACTAACATGTTTGACTCAGGGGAATTCGCACCACACCTATTGCTTATTCCTTGCCCCGGCACAACTCACTTGTTGGCATTTTCGTACCCAGAGATGCAATTCTTCGAACCCTTAAAAAGGGATTCCGTATTACCAAGAAAATAACTTACCAAAATCACTTTCGCAGAGTGATTTGAGCAATACAGAGGATTTGCAAGGTCTACACTCTGAAAATACGATGAAAGAAGCAATTAACAATCAGTGACCTCGCAGCATGCGCGCACATGCAAATCCAGAAGTGTATTCATCATTAGTAACTAGGCTGCCACAAAAGGTGCTTAGCGACATGACTATCAACATCAACTGCGCTTGCGTGTGTTGTTTCTGGTAATGGTTCCGTCCCTTACGAAAATCCAACTTTCAAAATTTTTACTCTGTACAACAAACTGATTAGATCAGTAGATTGCCCCACCTTGTGCCAGCGGGCTTATTGTCAACGGTTGCTTTctgaattttcgatttttttttttagaacatAAGGGAATGCAGTAGCAAATGAACAAAATTTAGAGAGAACAACAGTTGGAAAGATTTTGAATTTATGTTAACTAAACCTGGACCTTTTGAAAGCGTTAAACTAATTGGCACAACACCAAGTGGATGGAATTGCAATTAGCAAAATGTTGTTGCTGATGATACGAGCTCCAGAAAATTTGGAGATGTTGCAAAAGCAGAAAATAAAACGTACAACAAGAGTTTCAACACGAAAgcctccaggtgatctggtgacgtaattcggag
This region includes:
- the LOC136920753 gene encoding LOW QUALITY PROTEIN: uncharacterized protein (The sequence of the model RefSeq protein was modified relative to this genomic sequence to represent the inferred CDS: inserted 1 base in 1 codon); the encoded protein is MELCRKFGLDVDKAIDQLLEYKKSQMKQVSLPEGTIRLLCQVSREVFMKEDMLLEVEAPVNIFGDIHGQYDDLLRHFDMLGYXPDICCLFMGDYVDRGKKSLETICLLLAYKIKYPNKMYLLRGNHESASINR
- the LOC136920752 gene encoding autophagy-related protein 101-like, translated to MNARSQVFELSVEGRQINEAVLSIFHSILLHRTSGKFSYKREGSYTIGTVGMADVDCDFINLTYVRVDSDGLNRALKRLVSEFKESLRGPEGLRSGQISLEFYQKKKARWPFGMENIPWEIWTVKLNVVTLANEHERQICREKVGEAIAEKIICIAGVMNRPEYVPKMPNLSEIANIFDVGFNDVQPYLHKFSYQASDESSPSVGNTMKRLLLDTFSY